TTATCTGACGGTGAACACACTGATTGGAAAAATCACCAAGGTGGAGACGGTCAATGAAAAACCGTTCAAAATCAAAACCTTCAACGTGCCTACACTAAACACTTACTCTGAACTTGCATGGAGCGAGGCGGATAAACGCTATATGCCCAAAAAGGATAATACTACAATGGTTATTAAGATCTTAGGTCAGAAAGCGACAACTGTAACGATTTTGGAATACTCCAATTTTAAGAAATAAAAAGCGCCGGGTGCTACGCATTCACAAGCCCGCGTATTAGTCAAGAGCAAGCATTTACCTCTTACTATATATCGGCACGAACGTCTCAAACAAGTAATTTCACTATTATTAAATATTAGAAAAATACAAAACAGTTGCAACCTAAACCCAAAAGGATTTTGCAACCATTTGCCAATAAATTGTAACCATTCTGCTTCGATTTTAACAAGTCAGGAATTCGATCAAAAAAATTAGCCATTATAAATTAGTTCTACAAGATTTGGAAATGACCAGTTTAGAGTATCAGGTTGTATTTTTTCAATTTTTGACAAAGGCATATTCAACTTAAATTCGTTAAAAAGGATGAATAAAATAGCTCACTTCTTAGTTGTAGCGTGCTGCGCATTAAAGGCCTGCGCGCCCAAAACTACCGGAACGAACACTGTGTTCAGAGCAAATCCGCTCCCAGACAGCATCAAAACTTTCATCCTGCAGCCGGATGAAATACTTCCTGGAAAATCAGAGTTTCTACGGGAGGTCGTCATGGGCGCCTCGCTACTTTCCAGTAACTGCGGTTACAAAAACCTGATGGACTACGCCACATTCCAATCCCGACAATCGGGTGCCAATTTGATTCAGCTGACTCAGGTTAAAAAACCAGCGATGGGAAACGGCTGCTATCACATCACTGCCAGATTGTACAAGAATCTGGATTCGGCGGCCATCGCTTCAATTGAATCTAATAAAACAGCCGTCAATAAATCGACTCTTCCTTCGGATGCCGACTATGCAATTGTCCATTTCTATCGCCCCAAAGCCTTTGAAGGTGCCATTATATCCTATCAGATCAAGATGGACGACAAAGGTGTAATTGGCAAAGCCTCAGCAGGCTCGCGGTTCGAATACAAAATAACCGAATTTGGCAAACACCGCTTTTTTGGAAAAACCAAAAAACAGGATGCAGTGACATTCAATATTGAAAAAGGCAAAGAATACTACGTCCGCTGCGGCGTTACAAAAGGATCCAGCATCGTAATACCCGACATGTATCTGATGGAAAATTATGTAGCACGTCGCGAATTGGCAGAATTGTAGCAGCAACACATCATCGAATCAATTCAAGGAAAATTCTCTCATTCTTAACTCAACTAACTATGAAACACTTTTTCAATTTTATTTTCTTCTTGCTGCTATCCACACCATTGTTCGCGCAACAGACGGCTAAAAACGATGTTATTCTTCAATTGAACGGCGATGAACTGGCTGGCAAAGTGGTCGAGATTACAGATGATGCCGTGAAATTCTCCTATGCCGGTGAATCGCTCATTTACCCGGTCAAAAAATCAGATATTCTGAAAATAACCTATGCCAGCGGCAGAATTGAAATTTTCAACAAGCCCTCTTTAAGTTCTGCGGCTGCATCCGCACCAGCCAGCGCTTCCGCAGCAGGCGCGTCGGGGCTAGCAGATCATCATAATAAAATCGCCATCCTCCCATTCGCATTCATTAAAGACGGCCAAAAAGCGGCTGATGAACTCAGCAACGTGGTTCAAGGCGCATGTTTCACATTCCTGAGTAAACACGCCGGTGTACTTCAAGTCCTTGACACACGCAATACGAACGCGAGACTGATCAAAGCGGGCGTCACCAGAGAAACACTCCAAGGTTACACGATGGACGATATCTGCAACATTCTGGGCGTCGAATTCATCGTCGACGGAACTGTTTTGTTAAACAAAGCTTCCGAATCGAGCATTGCATCTTCGTCAAACACTGATAAGACCAAATTCAACGACAAAGAGGTAAAAAGTACCGGCTACGCTTCTTCGAGGGCGACAAACTACAATAATTACGAAACCACGATCAATCTGGACGTCTACAACGACAAAGGCAATAACATGTTCAGCCAGTCGCGCAAATCCTTTTTCAAGTCGCAAGATGCTTATCAAAATGCGCTGGAATATGTTTTGAAACGGTCGCCACTGTACAGCAAATAATGCGGCAAACCGATATGAAGCACTTGCGGGACTTTCCGATCTGTAAGTGCCCGTGCGGGAAACATTAATTTAATTTGCGCGTTTCATATCCCAGTGCTTCGGTAAACTTTCTTTCCATCCCTTCGGCGTCGAGCTTATTCTTTTGGTAGCTGAACCGGGTAGCAAATGTTAACAAAAAAGTGTGTTATAAGCAGAAACTTTTATCTTCTTTTCACAAAGAAAATGCGGGCTCCAGAAACAGTCAATGTTAAGTAATAAAATACAATTGTTAACACAAGCGCGTGTTTATTTCTCAACTAATTACAGGTCTATACATGCTTAGCCTAAGCTTAGCATTACGATTCCACCCAAAATCAAAACACTCGCTACGAGCCTTCTTCTCAAATCTTTTTCGTCGAAGACTCGTGAACCCATAAATACACCGAGCAAAATACTGGTTTCCCTGGCTGGCGCTACGACTGTTAATGGTGCATATTTCAACGCCTCCAAAACCAGCATGTAAGCGGCCGGACTCATAACCGCAATGGCGACGATGACCCACTTATGCAACTTGATCTCTCTTTTCAATTCATCTTTCTCAGCACGAATGAAAGGAAATAGCAAGGCGGCACCAAGCAGATTGGTCCCAAAGGTGAGCACTAAGGGGGATATTGTGTAGGATTTTACTGCAATCGCGTCATTAACCGTGTAAAGTGCAATAAACAATCCGGTGAGTACGCCGTAGGTGAGGCCGGCTGTCATTTTCCTGTTTTGCCCTGTCCCGAAGCTCAGTCCGGTAATCACCAGCACACCGGCAATGATGAGAAATAACCCTGAAATCGTTCGTAAATCCGGATGCTCACTCATAAATAAAATGGCTGCAGCAGACGAAAACAATGGCCCCGTTCCCCGCGCAAGCGGATACACGACCGAAAGATCCGCGCTTCTGTAACCCCGCTGCAATACAATGTAATAGGCAAGATGCAAGATCGCACTGCTTAGGGAAAACCATAGTAATGCTTGTGAAATGAGTTGGTTACTCTCACTGAGTTGATACAAGACAACCGGCAAATACACAATGCTACTCGCGGTGTAAACCAACCAAATGAAAGGAGTTTTGCCCCGGGCTTTTTTTGAAAGCAGATTCCAGCAGGCGTGAAGCACCGCAGCAGTTAATACCAGGGCCAAAACACGTAAACTCATTAATGTCCCGATTTGCCGTTAAAGGCCGCATTCACTGGTCTTCCAATCCAGACTTGCGGCTGTTTCAATTTGAAGATCGCAGCGATGGTGGAAGCTGTATCAAAAGTCATAATACTTTCTTTTACTTCGTTGTTTTTGCGAATGCCGGGGCCTTTAATAATCCAGGGAATCTGCATTTCCTGCATCGTAATCGCGCCGTGCCCCTTGTTGATGCCACCGTGGTCGGCTGTAAAAATGATCACTGTTTTCTCCATGATACCAGCTTCCTCAATGCTTTTGATAATGTTACCAATGTAGGCATCTGTCCGTTCAATAGCAGCGTAATAGTCTGGCGTGGCATGCCCGGCATTGTGCCCTACGCTATCCACATCATGCAGATGGATGAAAAGGAAATTCGGCTTTTTCTCCTTGATATAAGAAGTGGCGGCATCTGTGAGTGCCTTGTCACCATTGCAGTTTTGATCTTTGTTCACTGCTTTTTTGGGAAACAAATAACCGATCCCGTCCCATTCATAGATCACACCGATTTCACTCTTGGGTTTTCCCTTTCTTAACAAAGCATAAATGGTCGGGAACATACCATATTCGTCAAGCACGCGTGCAGGCAGATCGGGCGACTGGCTGCCCCATTTCGTATAGCCATGCAGCTCGGGGCCAGCGCCCATCACCATCGAAGCCCAGTTGGGTGCGCTGGACGACGGTAAGACAGTCCGCGCCTGTAAGCTCCACGACCCTTCCTGCATGAGCCTGCGCAGGTTGGGGACTTTGGCATTTTCAAATGCATACGCA
The genomic region above belongs to Dyadobacter pollutisoli and contains:
- a CDS encoding alkaline phosphatase, giving the protein MKHLARLIFLIPYLFLSVLQNAFAQGKVEHVILIGSDGFGAYAFENAKVPNLRRLMQEGSWSLQARTVLPSSSAPNWASMVMGAGPELHGYTKWGSQSPDLPARVLDEYGMFPTIYALLRKGKPKSEIGVIYEWDGIGYLFPKKAVNKDQNCNGDKALTDAATSYIKEKKPNFLFIHLHDVDSVGHNAGHATPDYYAAIERTDAYIGNIIKSIEEAGIMEKTVIIFTADHGGINKGHGAITMQEMQIPWIIKGPGIRKNNEVKESIMTFDTASTIAAIFKLKQPQVWIGRPVNAAFNGKSGH
- a CDS encoding DMT family transporter yields the protein MSLRVLALVLTAAVLHACWNLLSKKARGKTPFIWLVYTASSIVYLPVVLYQLSESNQLISQALLWFSLSSAILHLAYYIVLQRGYRSADLSVVYPLARGTGPLFSSAAAILFMSEHPDLRTISGLFLIIAGVLVITGLSFGTGQNRKMTAGLTYGVLTGLFIALYTVNDAIAVKSYTISPLVLTFGTNLLGAALLFPFIRAEKDELKREIKLHKWVIVAIAVMSPAAYMLVLEALKYAPLTVVAPARETSILLGVFMGSRVFDEKDLRRRLVASVLILGGIVMLSLG